The stretch of DNA tgcttttcctctctgcctccagTTCATGCAGTCTTCTCTGCAGTGGATCTGGCCACAGCTCTAGTAGCACAATCTGAGATTTCCTGAAATCCAGATCTTTTCTGTTTGGTCAAAACTCAGATATCTGACCTTTGCTCTGCCCTACACACTGCCAGAAGGTGAGATACCCATCCCTGTTAGGGCAGGAAAGTGTCTCTTGGATTTTCATTCCTGTGGGTTTGTGCTGATGCACTGGAGTTCACATTCTCCAGCTCAGGTGTGTAGATGAAAGCAGTTACCCCTCAAGCACAGTTGTCTCCACACCTTAGCAGCAGTCCTTGAACGTGCCTTGATTCCATTTCTTCAGTAGCCAATGCACAGATAAAAGTGTGGAGGGATGAAAATATGGAGTGAAATATGAATCAAGCCCAATCCCAtttcatattaaatattatttcatcaACCAGACAGAAATAACTTGACTGCTACACAGGAACGCTTAACATTTTCCTAACACCACGCTCTCTCCAGGCAACCTGGCCTGCCtggcattttttgtttttagcagCCTGCTGTTCATACAGAAAGTTGTTTTTGTAGCCAACCAAGTAATTTTGTGCGTTGTTCTCCCTTTGACATTACTTCTGCAAGATGTACAACAGCAGATCGCTAATCCGCACACTCGGACTTCTGTGTTCGTGTGCACAAGTCATAAGCACCTCTGAAACTGTGAAAATCTGGAGCTTTGCATGTCATGGCAGATGAATCTGAGCACTTCAAAAGTAGATTGACAGGAAGTAAACAAAGATTTTGATGTTTATCCGAGGCCCTGTTTGAGACACGCTATCCCAGACACTTCTAAAGGGACTTACACCAGACGTCCCGTGGCCCATCATCTGTTCTCCGAACAAAAAAGATTCCTGTGTTGGAAAGAAGTGTTACTTGAAATGtgaaaagaagataaatgtTTGAGGAGGAGGGTGACTCAGATGCTGGTGACAGGCCTTAGTTCACCTTCTGACTATTAACTGAAAATCTTTCCCTAGTACAGTGCATACTCATGTTTAAATACAAATCATTGATCACTATAGCAACCCCTTTATCACATGAAGCACATTCTAGCTCTAAGATAAAAAAGCACTGTTGAACAGAAACCCACACGCCCACTCAGCAAAAGGTAAGGTGAGCATCCATGGTTTTATCTTGTTTTATCAagatggtttttgttttaaaagtaggTAAAAGACTGTGTGTGAATTGGTCTGCACATGTTGTGAttgtttattttggatttttattctgaatgtATTAGTACCCAAACTGAACAGAAGGAACAGATGCTTCTCTTGGGAGATTTTAGAAGGGTATAACTAATCAATATGTATTTAATCAGATTACTTTTCTCCATTATCATTGCTTTAGCTGTAGGAAAAGTATTTAATTATGGGTCGGCATCCAGAAATGGAATTTCTATTCCACAAGAAATTCTGACATGGTGATTTCCTCTTTAAATTTAACACAGTTCTTAATTCTTTTTAAGTTTCTAACAGAACAAAATATCCAAAAAGTTAGCAGATTTGGCTGAATTGctggattttgaaaatataaaaaaatccaccttgaaaaaaattccagtgtATGTTCAAAGTAACAGGTTAAGTAGATCAAACTGTTTTGTTAGTGCCTCAAAACTGACatgaataaaatgtaaaaaccccctttgtttaatttttctccatgtAGAATGTTTGCCAAATTAACTGTCTCCtgcaaaacacttaaaaattgATGAAACTTTTTGTTGGAAATGTTTCAACAAGTGCTGTTGCTTACTAGAGAGTAGGGGGACTATTACACAAAATCAGGCAATTAACTATCATTGGCGTTTCCAGAAACAGTGGGATCCATATTTCGCACAGCAACTGCCTATACTTGCAGGCACAAGTGAGgagaacaatttctttttaaatggagCTGGAATCACAGAGGCAGTTGAACTCCAGTGGAGGTTTTACTTCGTCCTTCTCTTTGCAGGAACACAACGAAGTGAACAGTGTGCCAGCTCATCATGGTGCCCATGAGCCCATCTGCAAATGTGGTGACCTGGATGTCATCTTCACCTATAAACCCTCAAGTCAAAAGCTGGTAGCCACTATCTTGGAGGCCAGGGACATCCCGGACAAGGACCGCAGTGGTGTGAACACCTGGCAAGTGCACGCGGTTCTGATGCCGGGCAAGAAACAGAGGGGTAAGACAAGTGTGCAGAGAGGACCCATCCCCATCTTCCAGGATAAAATCACCTTCAGCAAGCTGGAACcacaggagctgagcagccACGCCATTCGCTTCCGCCTCTATGCTGTGCACAAGATGGTTGGGGACAAGATGATGGGGGAGCAGCTGTTCTACCTGAGCGGCATCAGCCAGGAAGGGGAAATGAAGGTGACGCTGCTCTTGGAACCAAGGAGTAACCTGAGTGTAAGTTTGATGAAGGACAGATGGAGTCCCtaaaattgtttgctttttggtgAACAGGGTGTTCTTGAAGTCTTTCATCCAGGGCCGTCAGTGCGTGACTGGTGGATCTGACATGCTGTCACTTAAAAAGTTGTCAGTAAGGGGAAGCACAGGGCATTTCTTCCCTGTGCAAAGCTGTGCTTTATTAACAGTAGCTCAGCTAGCAAGTTTACATAAAATCATGTGGCTCTACTACATCTGCACGAGCCATCACATGCTGTGCCATTCAGAAACAGTAGGTTGGTCTGGGAACCACCAAGGCATAATTAGTCTTAATTTCAATAAGGACAGTGGTTCTTGTGCACCACTGTGTAGGTACTGCCAGTGCAGGAGCTACCTCATTTGGCCCTAGATATCAGCTTGTGGATCTCCACACTGTGTGGTTTCCATCTTGCCAGAAATGCTTAGTAGTGCTCCTGTACATGACAGGTGGAAGGGGAGAGGTGGGTCATGTGAAGAGGaactggctgtgctgcttcttaGTTTTCCACACACATCACAGTTGTatccagctctggctgtgccaaTCAATTTGTGTAGATGAGCTCTGTCATGATTCATTCTCTACAAAAAGCTTGGAGGAAGGTTGTGCACatgaaatgaataaaacatcGTACTCCACGTGAAGAGGAGAATAGAGAAAGCGTTGTGGTAGCAAGGAGAGAAAGTAAGAAAATGCACAGTACACGGCCAAAAACTGCCAAACTGAAAAGTGTATTCCATCCAAAAGCCATTATCAAGGAGATGTAGAGTATTAGTTAGTAGGATGTTTGCTTATCTCAGAGGCTTTGATTTACACTCGTGATAACACTTCACTCAGAGTTCCTCATCTTTAAAGAGAAAGTTCAGAGATGTGTTTTTGTAAAAGCGACGCTCTGATTCTTCTGGTGCCCCAGCATAATTAATTCTCAGTTATTGTAATTTCTTAAGAGAGATCTTACTAAACAAGGCCACAAGATATAAATTaaggggggggtggggtggtgACTGTCCTGATGATTCTCTCAGTGCTCTTTCCCTGCAGAGTGCAGATTCTCAGCTGAGTCTGTCAGCAATCTCTCACAGTGATAGCACTTCTTCAACACAGTCCCTGTCGCATGGAGGGGTGCCAGAGCTGCTCGTGGGACTGTCATACAATGCCACTACAGGGAGGCTGTCAGTGGAGATGATCAAAGGCAGTCATTTCCGAAACCTCGCAATTAATAGGCCACCTGGTAAGTACTTTCACTGCTATTAAATAGTGCCGTTGAggcaaaatttgcttttttattttcttcctcaagATATTCAACTACAGTGTTTCTGAGCTGGGTTTCCTTGCAGAGTACCTGGTTGAAAATTAAGTGTTATTTCAGGTACGTGTGCTGATAAATATTGGAGGGCAATTGGGGGAAATCATATGAAGGCTCAGCTGATGGAACAGTAATACCTGAATATCTGCTTTATGGCACATACCTTTACAATATCTGATTATGGCAAAAGCGCTGTTGTACCCAAGCACAGAGTAATTCCCAGCagatccattaaaaaaaagcaagaagcaCTTCCCAAGTGTTTAAATGTTACCATGTGACCCACAGAGGCCTTGCCTGGTGCCATTAAGTGTTTCCCAGGGCTACACTTCCTTTAGTCcccatgctgtgctgctgagtgctgggtgacctgctgctctgggccctTTGGGGACCCTCCTGCTGTGAGTTCTCCACTACTGCACAAGGaaattttctgcagaaggaaaatttgAGAGTTGTTGCAACAGCTGAGTTCCCTTCCTCCAGTCCTAAAGGATAAAATGGAAATTGCCTTAGAGTAGGTTTGTTTGGTGCCTGAGCTGCAGTAAGTCCTTGAGAAGGATAgtccaaattaattttcaggcATCTGTAATGCCCACTTCTTTTTCTCATAAATGGAATTCCATCCTTTCTGTATCCAGATGATACAGACCAGTGTCAGACCAATGTCTCTCAGTGCTAGACCAACTTTTGGGTGAAACACAGAAATCCATAAATGATTATAGGCAAACTCTGAACCCATCAAAATCTACTTCTTTTATTCCAAATCACATTGTTGCTTCTGCCTTCTGAATTGTTCCTCTGTGCTGTAAAGCCCTCAGTAGTGTGGCGAGAAGAGGAAAACCCAGTGaagcagaaactgaaagaaattaaaaaggaggaaggaaaccAGCCCTTGTCTAGGTGCTGGAGTAGCATTTCAGTGATAACCCCTCAGGCACTGCAGAGGAGTGCTGTGAGGGCCGATCGTTATGTCTGAAACATGCTGCTGGCTGAATGAGATGCTCAATAAGTCCTTCACGAGGTGAAAGCTGAAACTGCTGTGCCCCTTTGTGGAGGGCAGGCAAAGAGCCCTTGTGTTTTGTTAAATAGGTCCTATTTAAGGTTCTGCTGTTCGAGGCTCAGAGGGAGTGATTTCTTTAAAGTATCATGGAAATTTCGGATATAATAGCTCTGTGGAACACTTAAATACCGAGTCCAAACTGCTATTCAGGGCAGCCATTTATGGTAAGGCTGAGAGAAAACAATGGGCAGAATCCCTCTCCATTCCCAGTCCTGCATACCCAGACCCTATACAGGACCCACATGGGCTCCTGTCACAGCCCAGGAGCCgacagctgcagctttggggAATGGCAAAGGAGTTTTGCACAACAGCAAAgtctccagctgtgctttttGCCCACCTTGACTCTGTTCTCTCCCTCCTGTAGACCCACAGCATGTGTGCTGCCTTCTTTCCATCCTTGCACAGGGATTTCACTGGGTGCAGAAGAAAGAACTGGACTGGGGCATTGGTGATTTTAGGTGTTAAAGACTGCAGAGGCCGAAACAGATGATTTTCTAGAGAAGAAAGGGGAGATGGTGCATGTCTCAGTGTTTCCTGGGcacattttctccttcacttAAACCTTTAAACTGAGTCAGGTAAATGTCAAAGTCATGGGTGCTTACATGGGTAATAAATGGGTTAGAAAACAGCTGAGCAGTTTACAGAAACTTAAATCATGCAGACAGTGTCTTCAGGTCACAAATGTGGGACTTAAGAATAGTTTGGTCAAGGATAAGTGTCCAGGTATTGTTCTGGGGAACATGCTGAGTTATAGGCCTAAGCTTACAATCCCTGATCACACAAAGAGATCCATTATCACTCAGAGCACTTAAGAGCACTCAAGAGTATGGCTCCAGCATCAGACCATAAATTATCTGTGTGTGCCAAAAAGCATCACGCAGAAAAGCATCTACAGTTTTGTCAGATGTGGACACTGTTGGTATTTTAGTGCTAATGGCTTGTGTGCTGTGCATCTCCTTGCTTCTTGTAAAAATCATTAACCTGTGCTAGCATTTTGTAGGAGTTCATATTTCGGTCTGTGGTCTTGTATTTTCTTAGAACAAAATGCAGTGTGCCCATTTAAAGGgtgtttattatttaaaaacaaaagtaacaaGAGAAGCCTACGCCACTGGCAGAAACgtctttaaaaatttataacCAGCTACATACTATGTGCATGGAAGTAGTATCTTGGGATCACAGTGATGGACCAGGAATCATTTGAGCTAGGCAGTGCATagacacaaaacacagaaatgtctCTGCCCATGTGATGCTAAACCTTcatcagctgctctgctggatACAGCTCTGTCTCCTCTAATCCAGCCTTCCTTCTGTtcccttctgcatttcttttgggGTTTATGTCTGCGTGTAACGCACTGTGAGAAGAACTATTGTGAAATTATCCCCTCGCCTAAGAAAAGTCCTCCaagcttttctgcagctgcagaattaATCACACATAATAATTGCATCCGTGCGTGATCATTATTATACCAGCAGCATATTAACCCCATCAAACAAATACAATAGCACTGATGCTGGAAAAGACAGGAGGGGAGAGAACAAGCTCTCAGGATTTCTGTGGGGAACAGGAGAAATTCTTGAAGCAAAGACttgtctgaaaacaaacatcTACCTCAGCCACAGGTAACAATACCAACAAGTACAGAAAATGCTCTCATAGGAAAATCAGAATCTTTAATTGAGGATCTTTAAATTAGGATCCTAGTTGCTCTGGGGTCAGAGTGCTTGAAAGCCATtagtggattttattttatcagcTTATTTTTGAGGGAAGAAAAGTTATTATCCCTGTTACATTCCTGGAGAACTAAGGCACAGGTTAATTCCTTTAATTACTTCAAAGCAGACCAGGAAGCTGaataaagaaattaacttttaacCTGCATATCTTGCTCTGAACAGGGAACTTGCTTGAGCTCCTAAAGCTTTGTGATTCATGTTCCCATGTCATCAGTAATAGAAGAGGGATCTGTGCCAGGGCAAGCTGGGGTGGATTCAGTCCTCCAGACATTGGATAACAGAGCAGTAGCTGTGCTGGGAAGTTTCTTGCTGCTGAGTACTTGCCAGTCAGTGACAGTAGAATTGTAGAAAACCACCTCTCCTTTTGCATCTTCTTGTTGCCCATCCTTGAATATAGCTGGAGTAAGCCTGCAATAAGAACAGCTGAGAAAGCTTTGTTCTGGGTGGAAAAGATGAGGCCAGATGCAAGGAGCCCCAGGAGGATGTCTCAGTAAtgagcagctgggcagtgaGGTGGAAGAGGAAGTGTGGATGAGTGTAAGGTATTGCATGGGGACACAGGTGGAATTCAAATGTGATCTGGATGGGCTCAGAGCCACTTGGGAGTGAAATACTAGGCTTACCGTAAATAGCTGCAGGAAAATGTCAACTCGAGGGTCATCAATAGTAGTGAAAAAACAACTCAAATTTAAGGTggacaaaatggaaaattaatatttgattGTAAATATCCAGTCACTGGTGGAATGAATACGGTGTGCAGTTCTGTCTTCCTCTGTTCAAACAGAATATGGCAGAACTGAAAAGATATGGTGAGGAGCGCTGGAGACCATCAGGGGAATGGGAACAGCTTCCAGTGAGCTGTAGCTGAATAGACTGTGCCTCCTACGATGCTACAACAAAGGGAGATGGGGGAGGATTCACAGAGGTCTCTAAGTGTCATTGA from Corvus cornix cornix isolate S_Up_H32 chromosome 5, ASM73873v5, whole genome shotgun sequence encodes:
- the SYT16 gene encoding synaptotagmin-16 isoform X4, whose amino-acid sequence is MEPRTGDGASQAHREGRLEMETAFANQGLEVNDATDSSSAWSPEEHNEVNSVPAHHGAHEPICKCGDLDVIFTYKPSSQKLVATILEARDIPDKDRSGVNTWQVHAVLMPGKKQRGKTSVQRGPIPIFQDKITFSKLEPQELSSHAIRFRLYAVHKMVGDKMMGEQLFYLSGISQEGEMKVTLLLEPRSNLSSADSQLSLSAISHSDSTSSTQSLSHGGVPELLVGLSYNATTGRLSVEMIKGSHFRNLAINRPPDTYGKLCLRNSVGQEMSRCKTSIRRGQPNPVYKETFIFQVALFQLSDVTLLISIYNRRSMKRKEMIGWISMGQNSSGEEEQSHWQEMKESQGTQVCRWHMLLES